Proteins from a genomic interval of Hydrogenophaga sp. PAMC20947:
- a CDS encoding DUF2130 domain-containing protein, whose translation MHEIICPHCNKAFKIDEAGYADILKQVRDGEFEQQLHDRLELAEQDKRNAVELAETKVASELQKAATIKDAEIQQLKSMLDAGEVARKLAVAEALGAVEKERDALANQLEQAKHDKRAVSDLAEAKLVNALQQAAATKDAEVQGLKARFDAAEVAQKLAINEAVAAVEKERDGLKNGLERAELEKQLAEKSLKDKYETQIKDRDDAIERLRDMKARLSTKMVGETLEQHCETEFNRIRSTAFPRAYFEKDNDARTGSKGDYIFRDADEAGTEIVSIMFEMKNESDRTATKNKNEDFLKELDKDRSEKGCEYAVLVSLLEPDSELYNTGIVDVFHRFPKMYVVRPQFFLPIITLLRNAALNSLKYKSELALVKAQNIDITNFETELETFKSAFAKNYDLASRRFQTAIDEIDKSIDHLQKTKEALLGTDRNLRLANDKAQDVTIKKLNRGNPTMAAKFAELKNDGPPDAG comes from the coding sequence ATGCATGAAATCATCTGCCCACACTGCAACAAAGCCTTCAAAATTGATGAAGCCGGATACGCGGACATCCTGAAGCAGGTTCGCGACGGCGAGTTTGAGCAGCAGTTGCACGATCGCCTTGAGCTGGCGGAGCAAGACAAGCGGAACGCCGTCGAGCTGGCCGAAACCAAGGTTGCCAGCGAGCTGCAGAAAGCTGCAACCATCAAAGACGCGGAGATTCAGCAGCTGAAGTCCATGCTCGATGCAGGTGAAGTCGCCCGGAAGCTCGCCGTGGCCGAGGCCCTGGGGGCCGTCGAAAAAGAGCGCGACGCGCTTGCGAACCAACTGGAGCAGGCCAAGCATGACAAGCGGGCCGTTTCCGATCTGGCCGAGGCGAAGCTGGTGAACGCACTGCAGCAGGCTGCCGCGACGAAGGATGCGGAGGTCCAGGGCTTGAAGGCCCGATTCGACGCCGCCGAGGTGGCACAGAAGCTCGCGATCAACGAGGCCGTCGCTGCGGTCGAAAAAGAACGGGACGGACTGAAAAACGGCCTCGAGCGGGCGGAGCTTGAGAAGCAGCTCGCCGAAAAATCGCTCAAGGACAAGTACGAAACACAGATCAAGGACCGCGACGACGCGATCGAGCGGCTCCGCGACATGAAGGCCCGCCTTTCAACCAAAATGGTGGGCGAGACCCTGGAGCAGCACTGCGAAACCGAGTTCAACCGCATTCGCTCGACAGCGTTTCCGAGGGCCTATTTCGAAAAAGACAACGACGCACGCACAGGTAGCAAGGGCGACTACATCTTTCGCGACGCGGACGAAGCGGGTACCGAGATCGTTTCGATCATGTTCGAAATGAAGAACGAAAGCGACCGCACCGCGACGAAGAACAAAAACGAAGATTTCCTGAAGGAGCTCGACAAGGACCGCAGTGAGAAGGGGTGCGAGTATGCCGTGCTGGTCTCTTTGCTTGAGCCCGACAGCGAGCTCTACAACACGGGGATCGTCGATGTGTTCCACCGTTTCCCGAAGATGTACGTGGTTCGGCCGCAATTTTTTCTGCCCATCATCACGCTGCTGCGGAACGCGGCGCTGAACTCGCTCAAATACAAGTCGGAGCTGGCGCTCGTCAAAGCGCAAAACATCGACATCACCAACTTCGAAACCGAGCTCGAAACCTTCAAATCTGCATTCGCGAAGAATTACGACCTCGCCTCCCGGCGCTTCCAGACGGCCATCGACGAGATCGACAAGTCGATCGACCACCTGCAGAAGACGAAGGAAGCCTTGCTCGGGACCGATCGGAACCTTCGTCTTGCGAATGACAAAGCACAAGACGTGACCATCAAAAAGCTGAATCGGGGCAACCCGACGATGGCGGCCAAGTTCGCAGAGCTGAAGAACGATGGTCCACCCGATGCGGGGTGA
- a CDS encoding AraC family transcriptional regulator — protein sequence MARAYATRGLNPAGALALAQIAPDQVNNPEARITAAQMEAISDAAMRELNDEALGCFRRALPWGSYGMLARASLSAPTLGLALKRWCRHHGLLTDDVKLSIQADEATSTARIELRAAHTSPAQPGEFGVVSVLRNILGFACWLVDSRIPLLGAQFPFEAPSHVASYQVLFDGPSSFGQSHAALVFDARYLALPIRRDEAAMNQMLQHALPLTVLAYRRDRLLVQRVRQALLAQPEATRNAEELAALLNLSPRSLHRHLLDEGATLQALKDDVRRTRAMELLQRSQRPIKQVAQAVGFRNEKSFSRAFKGWTGVSPGEWRGGGQ from the coding sequence ATGGCCAGAGCCTACGCGACACGGGGCCTGAATCCGGCCGGCGCCTTGGCCTTGGCACAAATCGCGCCAGATCAAGTCAACAACCCCGAAGCCCGCATCACCGCCGCCCAGATGGAAGCCATCTCAGACGCTGCCATGCGCGAACTGAACGACGAGGCCCTGGGCTGCTTTCGGCGCGCCTTGCCTTGGGGCAGCTACGGCATGCTGGCCCGTGCCTCGCTCTCGGCTCCAACACTGGGCCTGGCACTCAAACGCTGGTGCCGCCACCACGGGCTGCTGACCGACGACGTCAAACTCAGCATTCAAGCAGACGAAGCCACATCCACCGCCCGCATCGAGCTGCGCGCCGCCCACACCAGCCCGGCCCAGCCCGGCGAGTTTGGTGTGGTCTCGGTACTGCGCAACATCCTGGGCTTCGCCTGCTGGCTGGTGGACTCGCGCATTCCGCTGCTGGGCGCCCAGTTTCCATTTGAGGCGCCCAGCCATGTGGCGTCGTACCAGGTGTTGTTTGATGGCCCCAGCAGCTTCGGCCAAAGCCATGCCGCCCTGGTGTTCGACGCACGCTACCTCGCCCTGCCCATTCGGCGCGACGAAGCCGCCATGAACCAGATGCTGCAACACGCGCTGCCGCTCACCGTGCTCGCCTACCGCCGCGACCGCCTGCTGGTGCAACGCGTGCGCCAAGCGCTGTTGGCACAGCCCGAAGCCACCCGCAACGCCGAAGAACTCGCCGCCCTGCTCAACCTCTCGCCCCGCAGCCTGCACCGCCATTTGTTAGACGAAGGCGCCACGCTGCAAGCATTAAAGGACGACGTGCGCCGCACCCGCGCCATGGAACTGCTGCAACGCAGCCAGCGGCCGATCAAACAAGTGGCCCAGGCCGTGGGGTTTCGCAATGAAAAGAGTTTTAGCCGGGCGTTCAAGGGCTGGACAGGGGTGTCGCCTGGGGAATGGCGGGGGGGAGGGCAATGA
- a CDS encoding YHYH protein yields the protein MKTLYRKACAKGAIAVALAASFGVASGGVDMTRISKDALVKAPETVDCTLENGAATQCVKWVVRYQPKNLKTGPFCPETLTDEGGIWNWDGEQPGLYRIDEQFLTMLETQGYKFYDADGKVHITDPRTAQPAGNNSCLSASVDTSVEMTVLLPVSPVKAAKPTGLGTVAKVGLALDGVPIFADAPSVLKTGHMPALDTCGGHVDPGGWYHWHATSTDINTVFEHDHVDASCALAQKADALFAYAFDGYAIYGSVDSDGKVPSNLDACNGHTGPTREVPDGAYHYHASLKFPNLPTCLSGVVAKNNFSTNAKQGIGAPGAPGGPGAGGPGQGTPPGFDAAAKRLGVSQTDLLSAVRKNGGRQLDTAAAAKDLGVTEAALNAALPRPPGQ from the coding sequence ATGAAAACCCTCTACCGCAAGGCTTGCGCCAAAGGCGCGATTGCAGTGGCCTTGGCCGCGTCGTTCGGCGTGGCTTCGGGCGGGGTTGACATGACCCGCATCAGCAAAGATGCGCTGGTCAAAGCGCCAGAAACCGTGGATTGCACGCTGGAAAACGGCGCGGCAACCCAGTGTGTGAAATGGGTTGTCAGATACCAACCCAAGAACCTGAAAACGGGTCCTTTTTGCCCTGAAACGCTCACGGACGAGGGCGGCATCTGGAATTGGGATGGAGAGCAACCGGGTCTCTACCGCATTGATGAACAGTTCCTGACCATGCTGGAAACGCAGGGCTACAAGTTCTATGACGCCGATGGCAAGGTGCACATCACCGACCCTCGCACGGCCCAGCCCGCGGGGAACAATTCCTGTCTTTCAGCTTCGGTGGATACATCGGTGGAAATGACGGTTTTGTTGCCGGTGTCGCCGGTGAAAGCCGCCAAGCCCACCGGTCTGGGCACGGTGGCCAAAGTCGGGTTGGCGTTGGATGGCGTGCCCATCTTTGCGGACGCACCTTCTGTGCTGAAAACCGGGCACATGCCTGCGCTCGATACCTGCGGAGGCCATGTGGACCCAGGCGGCTGGTACCACTGGCATGCCACGTCCACCGACATCAACACCGTGTTCGAACACGATCATGTGGACGCTTCCTGTGCCTTGGCGCAAAAAGCCGATGCCCTGTTTGCGTATGCGTTTGATGGCTATGCGATCTACGGCAGCGTTGACAGCGATGGCAAAGTGCCAAGCAACCTCGACGCCTGCAACGGACACACAGGACCCACCCGGGAAGTCCCCGACGGGGCCTACCACTACCATGCTTCGCTCAAATTCCCCAACCTGCCGACCTGCTTGAGCGGTGTGGTGGCCAAGAACAATTTTTCGACCAATGCCAAGCAAGGTATCGGTGCCCCGGGTGCCCCGGGTGGCCCAGGTGCAGGGGGGCCGGGTCAAGGTACGCCCCCGGGTTTTGACGCTGCGGCCAAGAGGCTGGGGGTTTCACAAACCGATTTGCTGAGCGCGGTCAGGAAAAACGGGGGGAGGCAGCTCGACACGGCCGCTGCCGCAAAAGACCTCGGTGTGACCGAAGCTGCCCTGAACGCAGCCCTCCCTCGGCCACCGGGCCAATAA
- a CDS encoding YchJ family metal-binding protein translates to MAFDACCGRYLDHDTPAPDAESLMRSRYSAFALGREPYLLATWHPSTRPASLALEAGVKWLGLEVRLHKSVGEDHAEVAFVARSRLGGRAQRLQEHSRFVREDGRWLYVDGDLI, encoded by the coding sequence ATGGCCTTTGATGCCTGTTGTGGCCGCTATCTCGATCACGACACCCCTGCGCCCGATGCCGAAAGCCTGATGCGTTCCCGCTACAGCGCCTTTGCTCTGGGCCGGGAGCCCTACCTGCTGGCCACCTGGCACCCTTCCACGCGACCCGCTTCGCTGGCGCTGGAGGCTGGCGTGAAATGGCTGGGGCTCGAGGTTCGGCTGCACAAGTCGGTGGGTGAAGACCATGCCGAGGTGGCTTTCGTGGCGCGCTCGCGGCTGGGTGGGCGGGCCCAGCGCCTGCAGGAGCACAGCCGGTTTGTACGTGAAGACGGCCGGTGGCTGTATGTGGATGGAGACCTGATTTGA
- the speD gene encoding adenosylmethionine decarboxylase, translating into MELTDIAVDASQQSQEKDYFITRNGKRYAGVHLLIDLHGASHLSDIAYIEKTMRRCVEASRATLLHIHLHRFEPDGVSGVAVLAESHISVHTWPESRYAAFDVFMCGDTSPEVCIEIMREAFEAERVDVQEILRGEVHE; encoded by the coding sequence ATGGAATTGACGGATATCGCGGTAGACGCCTCTCAGCAATCACAGGAAAAAGACTACTTCATCACCCGCAACGGTAAGCGTTACGCGGGCGTTCACCTGCTGATCGATCTGCATGGCGCGTCGCACCTCAGTGACATTGCGTACATCGAAAAGACCATGCGCCGGTGTGTTGAAGCATCGCGAGCCACGCTTTTGCACATTCACCTGCACCGCTTTGAGCCCGATGGTGTGAGTGGTGTGGCCGTGCTCGCTGAAAGCCATATATCGGTGCACACCTGGCCTGAAAGCCGCTACGCCGCTTTTGATGTGTTCATGTGTGGCGACACCAGTCCAGAGGTTTGTATCGAAATCATGCGCGAGGCTTTTGAGGCCGAGCGTGTCGATGTACAAGAAATTTTAAGAGGCGAAGTCCATGAGTGA
- a CDS encoding potassium transporter TrkG, producing MYSLFPVLNIFSRILFAFAFVFIVPLAWAWSEDHVQYRFVWEAAMAFAALSGLALWALTRRHTRELQARDGFLLVNLVWIVLPAFSALPMMFIVPDITWTKAYFEAMSALTATGATSLDGLDALPISVNVWRCFLQLVGGLGIMLLVVAVLPMLGLGGYQIYKAETPGPMKDAKFTPRISETARGLWGVYFVFSAACMLAYRWAGMSWADAFMHMCTTMGLGGFSSHDASMGYFDSHAVEGVATVFMALAGISFLRYFIMVRSRSLMPVLRDREIQTYLAVLLTAIALIASLLAVNGVVDSFPEALRTSAFHVLSLATTTGYASTDYTSWPVFAPVLLMFLGCFVSCAGSTGGGIKMVRMVLLIKQARRELVRIIHPRVVNPVTLGGVVLPMSVMTATFGFMLIYGATTMGLTMVLLFTGLDIVTAFSAVVATVNNIGPGLGEVGPASNYGVLSNFQIWVLTFAMLLGRLELLSVLVLFTGRFWKK from the coding sequence ATGTATTCGCTGTTTCCAGTTCTCAACATTTTTTCACGCATCCTGTTCGCGTTCGCTTTTGTGTTCATCGTGCCGCTGGCCTGGGCCTGGAGCGAAGACCACGTGCAGTACCGGTTTGTGTGGGAGGCCGCGATGGCCTTCGCGGCCTTGAGCGGTCTGGCGCTGTGGGCGCTGACGCGAAGGCACACCCGCGAACTGCAGGCCCGGGATGGCTTCCTGCTGGTGAATCTGGTGTGGATCGTCTTGCCCGCCTTCTCAGCATTGCCGATGATGTTCATCGTGCCCGACATCACCTGGACCAAGGCCTATTTCGAGGCCATGAGCGCGCTCACGGCCACTGGCGCCACCTCCCTGGATGGACTGGATGCACTGCCGATATCGGTCAACGTATGGCGCTGCTTCCTGCAACTGGTGGGTGGGCTGGGCATCATGCTGCTGGTGGTGGCGGTGTTGCCCATGTTGGGCCTGGGCGGCTACCAGATCTACAAGGCCGAGACACCCGGACCCATGAAAGATGCCAAGTTCACACCGCGTATTTCAGAAACGGCGCGTGGGCTGTGGGGGGTGTATTTTGTGTTCTCGGCCGCTTGCATGCTGGCCTACCGCTGGGCTGGCATGAGCTGGGCCGATGCGTTCATGCACATGTGCACAACCATGGGGCTGGGGGGCTTCTCTTCGCACGACGCCAGCATGGGTTACTTTGATTCGCATGCCGTCGAGGGCGTGGCCACGGTCTTCATGGCGCTGGCGGGCATCAGTTTTCTGCGTTACTTCATCATGGTGCGCAGCCGTTCGCTGATGCCGGTCTTGCGGGACCGCGAAATCCAGACCTACCTGGCGGTGCTGCTCACCGCTATAGCGCTGATTGCCAGCCTGTTGGCGGTCAATGGTGTGGTCGACAGTTTTCCCGAGGCCTTGCGCACGAGCGCCTTTCATGTGCTGTCGCTGGCGACCACCACCGGTTACGCCTCAACCGACTACACCAGCTGGCCAGTGTTCGCGCCGGTGTTGCTGATGTTCCTGGGCTGCTTTGTGTCGTGCGCAGGGTCTACCGGCGGCGGCATCAAGATGGTTCGCATGGTCTTGCTGATCAAGCAGGCCCGGCGCGAGCTGGTGCGCATCATCCACCCCCGCGTGGTGAATCCGGTGACCTTGGGCGGCGTGGTGTTGCCCATGTCGGTCATGACGGCGACCTTTGGCTTCATGCTTATTTATGGCGCCACCACCATGGGGCTGACCATGGTGCTGCTGTTCACCGGACTGGACATCGTTACGGCCTTCTCGGCTGTGGTGGCCACGGTCAACAACATCGGTCCAGGTCTGGGCGAAGTGGGCCCGGCCAGCAACTACGGCGTGTTGAGCAATTTCCAGATCTGGGTGCTGACCTTTGCCATGTTGCTCGGGCGTCTGGAATTGTTGTCGGTGCTGGTGCTGTTCACGGGCCGATTCTGGAAGAAATAG
- a CDS encoding plastocyanin/azurin family copper-binding protein produces the protein MNGTKIAAGELGRRLCIALVAVAAFQSAKADEIRIKMLDTTASGPLAFEPGFVKAKVGDTIIFEPMTKGGHSSVSLLVPAGAHAWSGAADKEMRVTLDTDGIYLYACVAHKMMGMVGVIQVGKPVNLEEANRAASMESAKFVMNKDRFEKELAQVK, from the coding sequence ATGAACGGAACCAAGATCGCGGCCGGCGAGCTCGGCAGGCGGCTCTGCATTGCACTGGTTGCAGTCGCCGCTTTCCAGAGTGCAAAAGCAGATGAGATCCGCATCAAGATGCTGGATACCACCGCTTCAGGGCCTCTTGCCTTTGAGCCGGGCTTCGTGAAAGCCAAGGTCGGTGACACTATCATTTTCGAGCCAATGACAAAGGGAGGACATAGCTCGGTTTCCCTGCTGGTTCCTGCCGGAGCGCATGCTTGGTCCGGTGCGGCAGACAAGGAAATGCGCGTGACGCTGGACACGGATGGAATCTACCTCTATGCGTGCGTGGCGCACAAGATGATGGGGATGGTCGGAGTCATCCAGGTCGGCAAGCCGGTCAACCTGGAGGAGGCGAACAGGGCCGCCAGCATGGAGTCGGCGAAGTTCGTCATGAACAAGGACCGATTCGAAAAGGAGCTGGCCCAAGTCAAGTAG
- a CDS encoding rhodanese-like domain-containing protein, giving the protein MPITKSAEALVAEATAQITTYSVAQVAERLASDARLQVVDIRDPRELEREGTVPGALLAPRGMLEFWVDPGSPYFKPVFADESKEFVLFCGAGWRSALATKTLQDMGMRNVAHIDGGFGAWVKAGAPTETLEAHKARHAARKAS; this is encoded by the coding sequence ATGCCCATCACCAAAAGCGCCGAGGCGCTGGTCGCCGAGGCCACGGCCCAGATCACCACCTATTCGGTCGCGCAAGTGGCGGAGCGTCTGGCTTCCGATGCGCGGCTGCAGGTGGTGGACATCCGCGATCCGCGGGAGCTGGAACGTGAGGGCACCGTGCCGGGGGCGCTGCTGGCGCCGCGTGGCATGCTGGAATTCTGGGTGGATCCCGGGTCGCCCTATTTCAAGCCGGTGTTTGCTGACGAGAGCAAAGAGTTTGTGCTGTTTTGCGGAGCGGGCTGGCGGAGCGCGTTGGCCACCAAAACCTTGCAAGACATGGGTATGCGCAATGTGGCGCACATTGACGGGGGGTTTGGTGCCTGGGTGAAAGCCGGGGCGCCCACCGAAACCCTCGAAGCCCACAAGGCGCGGCACGCCGCCCGCAAGGCTTCGTGA
- a CDS encoding polyamine aminopropyltransferase encodes MSEFKWWHERSDGHGITTSVEVKLLHSEQSPYQLIEIYDHQSFGRLLVLDGYIQASQADEFIYHEMAVHVPLLGRERKDASVLVIGGGEGGIVRESLKHDFVTSVTMVEIDQRVVDLAKEYLAVNGDYNDPRVTLIIDNAANFVSQAVKDGKRYDLIVLDLTEPVGPSSCLFTEQFLTEVVSLVSETGVILDSDSIYLSKTGGDFLQEVSGDGDNLVTVMQRTKILPHIDVYHTHIPLYPGADFGFFLYSRDGVSLRNPVKAFEGKHYNAEVHQASFALPNWQKEWLMPKG; translated from the coding sequence ATGAGTGAATTCAAATGGTGGCACGAACGCTCTGACGGGCACGGCATCACCACCTCGGTTGAGGTGAAGCTTCTGCATTCTGAGCAAAGCCCGTACCAGCTGATTGAAATCTACGATCACCAGTCCTTTGGCCGATTGCTTGTGCTCGATGGTTATATCCAGGCCAGCCAGGCCGATGAATTCATCTACCACGAGATGGCTGTACACGTGCCGCTCCTGGGGCGCGAACGCAAAGATGCATCGGTGCTCGTCATAGGTGGCGGCGAAGGCGGCATCGTGCGTGAAAGCCTCAAACACGATTTTGTGACGAGTGTCACCATGGTTGAGATCGACCAGCGTGTGGTGGATCTGGCGAAAGAATACCTGGCCGTCAACGGCGACTACAACGATCCGCGCGTTACGCTCATCATTGACAACGCCGCCAATTTTGTCAGCCAGGCCGTGAAGGACGGCAAACGCTACGACCTCATCGTGCTCGATCTCACCGAGCCGGTGGGTCCATCATCGTGCCTGTTCACGGAGCAATTCCTGACGGAAGTGGTTTCCCTGGTTTCGGAAACAGGCGTGATTCTCGACTCAGACAGCATCTATCTGTCAAAGACCGGCGGCGATTTTTTGCAAGAAGTCAGCGGTGATGGCGACAACCTGGTCACGGTGATGCAGCGCACCAAAATCTTGCCGCACATCGACGTCTACCACACCCATATTCCGCTGTACCCAGGCGCTGATTTTGGTTTCTTCCTCTACAGCCGCGATGGGGTTTCTTTGCGAAATCCCGTGAAAGCCTTTGAGGGAAAGCACTACAACGCCGAAGTGCACCAGGCCTCTTTTGCTTTGCCCAACTGGCAAAAAGAGTGGTTGATGCCCAAAGGCTGA
- a CDS encoding cytochrome b: MEKELTYGATSRINHWVIAIAMMGMLGFGLYLEFGGLAREAKGPLIGIHKAIGVLILIFGLWRVTWRLLKGFPAPASNMPAWQDMASKFAHWMLLAGVVVMPVSGLVGSLFGGRAVSVFGLFTLPAQAKIEWLQSFSGGVHGLFGKALAVIVVIHFAAALKHHFIDKDATLSRMLRSTSKGDRATKG; encoded by the coding sequence ATGGAAAAAGAACTGACCTACGGCGCAACCTCGCGCATCAACCACTGGGTCATTGCCATCGCGATGATGGGGATGCTTGGGTTCGGCCTCTATCTTGAGTTTGGCGGCCTGGCGCGCGAGGCCAAAGGGCCTTTGATCGGTATCCACAAAGCCATCGGCGTGTTGATCTTGATCTTCGGCCTGTGGCGCGTGACTTGGCGCCTGCTCAAAGGGTTCCCGGCACCCGCGTCGAACATGCCCGCCTGGCAAGACATGGCGTCGAAGTTTGCTCACTGGATGCTGCTGGCCGGTGTCGTCGTGATGCCCGTGTCGGGTCTTGTGGGCTCTCTTTTCGGTGGCAGGGCTGTTTCCGTCTTCGGCCTGTTTACGCTCCCGGCGCAGGCCAAGATCGAATGGCTGCAGTCGTTCAGCGGCGGCGTACACGGGTTGTTCGGCAAGGCGCTGGCCGTCATCGTGGTGATTCATTTTGCCGCCGCGCTGAAGCACCACTTCATCGACAAAGACGCCACCTTGTCGCGCATGCTGCGGTCGACCTCGAAAGGCGACCGCGCAACCAAGGGGTAG
- a CDS encoding HAD family phosphatase — MVQFEAVLFDCDGVLVDSEPITNGVLRQMLGEAGWALSQAECERIFIGKAVRDERARIEQETGQPLTEAWMLAFYVRRDERLRAELKNVAGALEAVIAAHGHTAGRIACASGADKAKVVMQIQMAGMAPYFEDRIFSGHDLQRSKPAPDVYLVAAAHVGVPPARCLVIEDTATGAQAGLAAGATVWGYCPQGHGHAFQGLGVARVFEHMDALTAALNHKTSHGNLI, encoded by the coding sequence TTGGTTCAATTTGAGGCGGTGTTGTTTGACTGCGATGGTGTGCTGGTGGACAGCGAGCCCATCACCAATGGCGTGCTGCGCCAGATGCTGGGCGAAGCGGGCTGGGCGCTGAGCCAAGCCGAATGCGAACGCATTTTCATTGGCAAGGCCGTGCGCGACGAGCGCGCGCGCATCGAGCAAGAAACCGGGCAGCCGCTGACCGAAGCATGGATGCTGGCCTTTTATGTCCGGCGTGATGAGCGCTTGCGCGCCGAGCTGAAAAACGTGGCGGGCGCGCTGGAAGCGGTGATTGCCGCCCATGGCCACACGGCAGGGCGCATCGCCTGTGCTTCGGGCGCCGACAAAGCCAAGGTGGTGATGCAGATCCAGATGGCCGGCATGGCGCCGTATTTCGAAGACCGCATCTTCAGCGGTCACGACCTGCAGCGCTCCAAACCCGCGCCTGATGTGTACCTGGTGGCCGCCGCCCATGTGGGCGTTCCGCCTGCGCGGTGCCTGGTGATTGAAGACACCGCCACTGGCGCACAAGCCGGCCTGGCCGCGGGCGCCACCGTGTGGGGCTATTGCCCCCAGGGCCATGGGCACGCGTTTCAGGGCCTGGGCGTGGCGCGCGTGTTTGAGCACATGGACGCACTCACCGCTGCACTGAACCACAAGACTTCTCATGGGAATTTGATCTGA